The DNA segment TTTCTCCTGGTTTGAATCTAAAGTCGAGCAGTATCAACTGTCTTTACCCGGAACAAAATTACCCCGTTTACCACAGGATAAACCGATAGCACTCTATGTTAAGACGGTGCTGGAATGCGTAAAAAAGACGGAGAGTTTTACCCTAGAAGAGGCCAAGCAAGCCGAGCTTGCTCCCGAAAACCAAGGTTAACCGATTGTCTAAGTTTTTAAAAAGACTTAGCTCATTGCTTTGTGCTCAGGACTAAAATATTACGCCTTAGGTAGTAAACTTCCTAAGGCGTATGCTTTTAAACACCAACTTGATAAGAACGCTGCCGATCAGGATAGCTGCTCTTTCAGATATTCAAGCCACTTCGAAGGTTGACCGTAAAAGCGGCTGTGATTGATAAGCTTTAAGTGGCCTTCACTGGTCTCTAGCGCCACGGAGGGAAACCCTTGGGCGCCGAGCTGATTCATTAATGCCCGCGAAGCGACGATATGTTGATAAAGGGCTTCTTCATTTTCGGCGTATTCCCGGGCGAAGGCGGCGCCATCTATCCCCAATTTTTCCGCTAAAAGATGCAGGTTATTTTCATCGCTCGCGCACTTGCCATCGCGATAATGGGCGAGCTGCACCGCATGTAAGTAGGCTAAATCATCGCCACCTAAGGCGGCCACAGCGAGTAACGCCCTGATGGGCGGCGCCGAATCCAATAGGATACTCGTATCACGCAATAGGCCTTCGTAGTAGTTCTCACCAAAGGCTTGTCCGGTTAGCG comes from the Shewanella mangrovisoli genome and includes:
- a CDS encoding TapY2 family type IVa secretion system protein, yielding MMKYGAVCLLLLWGLQWPAMAAEKEKRQDYKCYLETNQGFKLMRFSWFESKVEQYQLSLPGTKLPRLPQDKPIALYVKTVLECVKKTESFTLEEAKQAELAPENQG
- a CDS encoding DsbA family protein, coding for MNTTENPQAVLHAIIDPLCGWCYAAAPLFDAAAAAGFTIKLHAGGMLTGPRRKQIDNQWRDYVMPHDQRIAALTGQAFGENYYEGLLRDTSILLDSAPPIRALLAVAALGGDDLAYLHAVQLAHYRDGKCASDENNLHLLAEKLGIDGAAFAREYAENEEALYQHIVASRALMNQLGAQGFPSVALETSEGHLKLINHSRFYGQPSKWLEYLKEQLS